A window of Panicum virgatum strain AP13 chromosome 8K, P.virgatum_v5, whole genome shotgun sequence contains these coding sequences:
- the LOC120645427 gene encoding uncharacterized protein LOC120645427, with product MEAYCNAVRRLEDKFDGLELNHVPRKYNEDADELAKIASGRTTVPPNIFAHDISRPTVEFKQPTEAGPSSAGPSDGNPPADGVGPMDTNFGTTSADEAEAMEVDEAPASRDWRVQYLEWMVRGLLPSDRAQARRLARRAKSFVLIDNGLYKRSPSGVLQRCIPIPEGKELIRDIHAGVCGHHAAPRTLVGNAFRQGFYWPTAVADATDVVRTCEGCQFYARKTHLPAHALQTIPVTWPFAVWGLDLFTGKKFLAFCDSFHIHVDWSAVAHPQTNGQVERANGMILQGLKPRIFNKLNKFGRRWLTELPSVIWSLRTTALVLGPRGLEDEGLLGCLTGRALLRAPASFSFCGRAGSAVRVALTGFKSNSRLGGATGTARACLLSVGRRSGRPGTTLAGVALTGVTLLLPGSLSRLSPSGHGLP from the exons atggaggcgtattgcaacgcagtacgccgcctcgaggacaaattcgacggcctcgagctcaatcacgtcccacgcaagtacaatgaggacgcggacgaactggccaagatagcttcggggcggaccaccgtccccccgaacatcttcgctcacgACATCTCCAGGCCCACCGTCGAGTTCAAGCAACCGACGGAGGcaggcccctcgtccgccggaccctccgacgggaaccccccggcggacggggtcgggCCCATGGATACTAACTTCGGGacaacctccgcggacgaggccgaagcaatggaagttgacgaggcccccgcttcgcgagactggcgcgttCAGTACCTCGAATGGATGGTTCGAGGGctcctaccctcggaccgcgctcaggcgcgacgccttgccaggcgggccaagtccttcgttctaatcgacaacGGGCTATACAAGCGtagcccctcgggtgtcctgcaacgttgcatccccatccccgagggcaaggagctgatccgcgacatccatgctggcgtctgcggccaccacgccgcgccacgcaccctcgtgggtaacgcatttcggcaaggcttttactggcccaccgcggtcgccgacgccactgacgtcgtgcggacttgcgagggatgccagttctatgcccgaaaaacacacctcccggcccatgccctgcagaccatccccgtcacgtggccgttcgccgtgtggggactggacctc ttcacaggcaagaagttcttggcgttctgcgacagcttccacatacatgtggactggtcagctgtggctcacccacagacgaacgggcaagtggagcgtgccaatggcatgatcctccaaggactaaagccgaggatcttcaacaagctgaacaagttcggccgaaggtggctcacagagctaccctcggtcatctggagtctgaggacgacc GCCCTCGTcctcggccctcgagggctcgaagacgagggtctcctcGGCTGCTTGaccggcagggcgctcctgcgcgcccccgccagtttctccttcTGTGGCCGGGCGGGCAGCGCTgtccgcgtcgccctgaccggcttCAAGTCCAATAGCCGtttgggcggcgccaccggcaccgcccggGCCTGTCTCCTTAGCGTCGGCCGCCGGAGCGGCCGCCCCGGCACCAcgctggccggcgtcgctctgACCGGCGTTACCCTCCTCCTCCCGGGCTCGCTGAGCCGCCTGAGCCCCTCGGGCCacggcctcccgtag
- the LOC120644529 gene encoding uncharacterized protein LOC120644529 — translation MDGGSSLNIMYAPTLELMGIGLDKLRPSKSPFHGVAPGKRVQPLGQIDLPVCFGTAANFRKEVLTFEVVGFRGSYHAILGRPCYAKFMAVPNYTYLKLKMPGPKGVITIGSSFEHAYECDVECVERAEAQAEDEALAATLDKMASEALDSTHRHAGSFEPTEGIKKVPLDPSHSDNKALQISATLDDK, via the coding sequence atggacggaggcagcagcctcaacatcatgtacgcccccaccttggagctcatggggatcggattggacaagctacgccccagcaagtcgccattccacggcgtcgcgccggggaagcgggtccaacccctcggccagatcgatctgccggtctgcttcggcacggcagccaacttccgcaaggaggtactcacctttgaggtggtggggtttcgaggatcctaccatgccatcctcggtcgtccttgctacgccaagttcatggccgtccccaactacacctacctcaagctcaaaatgccgggaccaaagggcgtcatcaccatcggctcttcgttcgagcacgcctacgagtgcgacgtcgagtgcgttgagcgcgcggaagctcaagcggaagacgaggccctcgcagccaccctcgacaaaatggcaagcgaggccttggattcCACACACCGAcatgccgggagcttcgaacccaccgagggtatcaagaaggtgcccctcgacccgagccactccgacaacaaggcgttgcagatcagcgccaccctcgacgacaaatag